The following is a genomic window from Rutidosis leptorrhynchoides isolate AG116_Rl617_1_P2 chromosome 8, CSIRO_AGI_Rlap_v1, whole genome shotgun sequence.
GTGCATGGTAACTTCCTATTATAAACAGTTCTGTATTGGAAATCTATATTTTGAGATTTTATTGTTGAAATTACTTTTTAATTttagtataaatatataataaaggtATGACCGAGAAGAAGGCAACAATGTGTTCGATGGTGACAGCTCTTCATTTTATCTCGGGGATGAAGCTTCTGTCCAGAAGAAACAAGCAGAAGGAACCAAAAGACTGGTACGTGTAATGTGTGCAACTAGACATGTTTTTTCATATATCTTATTAGATGTTTTTGCATATGGTGACTAATAATCTGTTGCATATTGTGGGTTATATTGTAGGTTTGTAAAGATGGAACCCGGATGACACTTTCTCAGAGCAAAAAGTTATCTCAACTTACAGCCGATAATGCTCAATGGGAAGATCGACAGCTTCTAAGATCTGGTGCTGTCAGAGGTACAGGTTTGCAGACGGAATTTGATGATGAGGAAGAACACAGGGTTACTCTTATTGTTCATGGTATTAATCCAGACTTTTTAGCACTTTTTTTCAATAATTTTGAATTGAGAGGCAGTTGCTGatagtttatttattaattttagatACAAAGCCACCGTTTTTAGATGGAAGGATTGTGTTTACAAAGCAAGCAGAGCCTATACTGCCTCTAAAAGATCCTACGTCTGATATGGCTATTATTTCAAGAAAAGGTTCCAACCTTGTTCGTGAAATTCATGAAAAACAAAGTATGAATAAATCACGTCACCGTTTTTGGGAACTTGCTGGTTCGAAACTGGGTAATATCCTTGGTGTTGAGAAGTCAGCAGAGCAGGTTAATACTTACTATGTTACATTTATAATTTCatgatatttaatttaatattagtttATAATAATCATGTTTACCGTGTAATATTTTGGTCTTTTTATATATCAGATTGATGCTGATACTGCTGTAGTTGGTGAAGATGGCGAAGTTGATTTCAAGGAAGATTCAAAGTTTGCGCAACACTTTAAAAAGGGTGAAGCTGTAAGCGATTTTGCAAAAACAAAATCGCTATCACAACAAAGGCAGTACCTCCCAATTTTTTCTGTACGGGACGAGTTATTGCAGGTATGGTTTTTTGTGTTCAGTCATATATTACAACATAGAGCCATAAATCATTTTTAGTTCAAAGAATTACTGTTATCTAGTTGAAGAAATTTATATACGTCATAGAATTAGATATAATTACTGAGATAGTCCATGTGGTTTGTATAAAATTGCTAGTATAGTCCTTAGTTTTTTACATGGATAGTCCCCGTGGTTTGAAAATCTTACTGAGATAGTCCTTTGCACTAACGTTCGTTAAATATTGTCATTAAATTCGGTCATGTGCGGGCATGTGAGGGTAAATACGTCTTTTAAGGTATCTCTTCCCAATTTTTGAGTTCCATCACACTTCCTTTGAAACCCATCATCTCTTCATCAAAGTTTCATTACACATCAATAATAAAACCGTAAATTAAAATCAATACCCAATAACACAAGTGAAATCATATTCAGACCCGAAAATAATTCTATCTTTCACATTCTTTACGTTTATTGATGAGAACAATAAACGTAAAGCTGAAATAAATGTAGAGTATCGCCACTTAAAAAATGGATTtgaaaaataaaaatcaaaatcaatGTACTGTACGCGTGAAGAAGAAGGAAAGAAGCAAAAGGGTCTTAGCGTTTTCAATGTTTGTAGAAAACAAAGTGTGGATATAGATAAACTTAGGATCTATGAATTTAGGCTTACTTGAATCTGACCTTTTTACTCTTAATTTCTATAGGGTGTTGTAATTTGAATGATGTCTGAAGAAGATGAAGATAGTGATAGAAGTTCAAGATGAAAGAGGAGAAAAGTGTAatagacaaaaataccctcacatggcTAGCACATTATGTGATTTAACGAATTTTTTTAACGATCGTCAGTGAGGGACTATTTCAGTAAGTTTTTCAAAAAATGAGGACTAGCCACGTCAAAAATATCCTAAAGGACTAAATTAGCAATTTAATACAAATCACAGGGACTATCTCAGTAATTATGTCTAAAAGTAAAATGGAACCTCATATATGTTTTGATTGTTTTGCGGAATAGGTGGTTAGAGAGAATCAAGTGGTGGTGGTTGTAGGTGAAACTGGTTCTGGAAAGACAACACAGTTGACTCAGGTAATTATTTGACCACATTATCTTACCGTATTGTATCAACGATACTGTATCTTATTTGATCTGTAACAatcatatttttatatttatgtagTATTTACATGAAGATGGTTATACAACAAATGGCATAGTTGGTTGCACTCAACCAAGACGTGTGGCAGCAATGAGTGTCGCCAAAAGAGTTAGTGAAGAAATGGAAACCGAGCTTGGTGATTTGGTTGGCTATGCTATTCGTTTTGAGGACGTGACTGGGCCCAAGACTGTTATAAAGGTCAGTTTATTTAAAATGCTAAGATAGAGTGACACCATATTTTAAgggaaattgttcaaaatacactttttttttaggcttcaaacaaaatacacttttttaaaaaaaattgtctttttacaccattcggtagacggaatttctgtctaccacctttatctgtcgtctactaccatttttacaaagtagtagacagtaacaaggtagtagacagtgagaacaaagcagtagacattcaattacaaggtagctgaccgtctactgccttgttgttattgtctactaccttgttgtaggtgtcgacaccaataatacatatcagtcgacacctacaacaaggtagtagacagtaacaacaaggtagtagacagtaacaacaaggcagtagacggtcagctaccttgtaattggctgtctactgctttgttctcactgtctactaccttgttgttactgtctactactttgtaaaaatggtagtagacgacagataaaggtggtagacagaaatcccgtctaccgaatggtgtaaaaaggcaattttttaaaaaaaaatgtattttgtttgaagccttgaaaaaaaagtgtattttcatcAATTTCCCTTGTTAATATACTATACTCATGCGTTTtgtatgtttgtttgtttgttaCAGTACATGACAGATGGTGTGCTTCTACGTGAAACGTTGAAAGATGCAGATCTTGACAAATATCGGTAAACATTTTGTAGTAACGGTATCCTTTaagtttttaaaattattattgattgttatttatGTTTACTATTTTCATAATATTGCAGTGTTATTGTGATGGATGAAGCCCATGAGAGATCCTTAAGCACAGACGTACTATTCGGGATTCTTAAAAAAGTTGTCGCCAGGCGGCGAGATTTCAAACTCATAGTCACTTCCGCCACGCTAAATGCACAGAAATTTTCCAACTTCTTTGGAAGGTAATttcattagtaatataattataattaattaaattaataataattattattaatgaatagcaGTTTTATATAAATAATGATCAATTCACATTGTTGCAGTGTCCCGATTTTTCACATTCCTGGTAGAACATTTCCTGTACAAATCTTGTACAGCAAAACACCATGTGAGGATTATGTCGAAGCTGCTGTGAAACAAGCAATGACGATCCACATCACGTGTGGACCCGGTGATATACTCATCTTCATGACCGGTCAAGACGAAATCGAAGCCACCTGTTACGCCTTAGCCGAACGTATGGAACAGTTAATCACTTCCACAAAACAAACAGTTTCCAACATGTTGATCCTCCCGATTTACTCCCAACTTCCATCCGACTTGCAAGCTAAAATCTTCCAAAAACCCGAAGATGGGGCCCGCAAGTGCATTGTAGCTACAAACATAGCTGAAACATCATTAACTGTTGATGGAATATATTATGTGATTGATACAGGGTATGGTAAAATGAAGGTGTATAATCCTCGTATGGGTATGGATGCTCTCCAGGTGTTCCCGGTAAGCCGGGCAGCCGCCGATCAGCGGGCGGGTCGGGCGGGTCGAACCGGACCCGGAACATGTTACCGTCTTTTCACGGAGAGCGCGTACCAAAACGAAATACTTCCTCAACCCGTTCCCGAAATTCAAAGGACTAACCTTGGTAACATTGTATTGTTGCTAAAGTCTCTTAAAATCGAAAACTTGTTGGATTTCGACTTCATGGACCCACCTCCACAAGATAATATTCTTAACTCGTTGTACCAGTTATGGGTTTTGGGTGCGTTGAACAACGCCGGGGGCTTAACGGATCTCGGGTGGAAAATGGTTGAGTTCCCGTTAGACCCACCGTTAGCTAAAATGCTTTTAATGGGAGAACAATTAGAATGTTTGAATGAAGTTTTAACAATTGTATCTATGCTTTCGGTCCCGTCTGTATTCTTTAGACCCAAGGACCGGGCAGAAGAAAGTGATGCTGCCCGAGAAAAGTTTTTTGTACCCGAATCTGATcatttaacgttacttaacgtctaCCAACAATGGAAAGCGAACCAATACCGGGGAGATTGGTGTAACGATCATTATCTACAAGTGAAAGGACTAAAGAAGGCTCGAGAAGTTAGATCTCAATTGTTAGACATATTAAAAACACTCAAAATCCCGCTTACATCATGTGGGCCCGATTGGGACATTGTAAGAAAAGCTATTTGCTCAGCTTACTTCCATAACGCTGCAAGTCTCAAAGGCGTCGGTGAATATAAAAATTGTAGAAATGGGATGCCATGTCATCTGCACCCGAGTTCCGCTCTGTATGGTTTAGGTTACACACCCAATTACG
Proteins encoded in this region:
- the LOC139861290 gene encoding pre-mRNA-splicing factor ATP-dependent RNA helicase DEAH7-like is translated as MEDITPSSRSSRSFQNHSSRYDSTEYDRWINDFRVDSKSQSRGPRRYCTNRDDRDYSNKRSRYESSRRTPGHGASPWDSVGPSPVPIRASGSVSCSGRSQRSPSAVVDSLQHEDNEMENFVKTEITESMRLEMEYNSDRAWYDREEGNNVFDGDSSSFYLGDEASVQKKQAEGTKRLVCKDGTRMTLSQSKKLSQLTADNAQWEDRQLLRSGAVRGTGLQTEFDDEEEHRVTLIVHDTKPPFLDGRIVFTKQAEPILPLKDPTSDMAIISRKGSNLVREIHEKQSMNKSRHRFWELAGSKLGNILGVEKSAEQIDADTAVVGEDGEVDFKEDSKFAQHFKKGEAVSDFAKTKSLSQQRQYLPIFSVRDELLQVVRENQVVVVVGETGSGKTTQLTQYLHEDGYTTNGIVGCTQPRRVAAMSVAKRVSEEMETELGDLVGYAIRFEDVTGPKTVIKYMTDGVLLRETLKDADLDKYRVIVMDEAHERSLSTDVLFGILKKVVARRRDFKLIVTSATLNAQKFSNFFGSVPIFHIPGRTFPVQILYSKTPCEDYVEAAVKQAMTIHITCGPGDILIFMTGQDEIEATCYALAERMEQLITSTKQTVSNMLILPIYSQLPSDLQAKIFQKPEDGARKCIVATNIAETSLTVDGIYYVIDTGYGKMKVYNPRMGMDALQVFPVSRAAADQRAGRAGRTGPGTCYRLFTESAYQNEILPQPVPEIQRTNLGNIVLLLKSLKIENLLDFDFMDPPPQDNILNSLYQLWVLGALNNAGGLTDLGWKMVEFPLDPPLAKMLLMGEQLECLNEVLTIVSMLSVPSVFFRPKDRAEESDAAREKFFVPESDHLTLLNVYQQWKANQYRGDWCNDHYLQVKGLKKAREVRSQLLDILKTLKIPLTSCGPDWDIVRKAICSAYFHNAASLKGVGEYKNCRNGMPCHLHPSSALYGLGYTPNYVVYHELILTTKEYMQCVTSVEPQWLAELGPMFYSVKDSDTSMLEHKKKQKEEKSVMEEEMETLSKQQAETAIIIKAKEREKRLKQQQAISMPGLKLGSSTYLRPKRLGL